Proteins from a genomic interval of Shewanella seohaensis:
- a CDS encoding DUF2750 domain-containing protein has product MTEINAALAGFIENVKEHQTLWGLMDETGEGWVVCDSGEFEDTDVMPLWSSEAQAKSHCTEEWKDYQAVAISLEEFLEYWVSDLNDDGVLIGVDWQSDEDCLELDPIVLAKDLVDVEEV; this is encoded by the coding sequence ATGACTGAAATCAACGCGGCGTTGGCTGGCTTTATCGAAAACGTAAAAGAACATCAAACACTCTGGGGTTTGATGGATGAAACTGGCGAAGGCTGGGTCGTTTGTGACTCGGGCGAGTTCGAAGATACTGATGTTATGCCTTTATGGTCGAGTGAAGCACAGGCGAAATCTCACTGCACCGAAGAATGGAAAGATTACCAAGCGGTGGCCATTAGCCTCGAAGAATTCCTTGAGTACTGGGTATCGGATCTCAACGATGATGGCGTGTTGATTGGTGTTGATTGGCAGAGCGATGAAGACTGCTTAGAGTTAGATCCTATCGTTCTGGCGAAAGATTTAGTTGATGTTGAAGAGGTTTAA
- a CDS encoding sigma-70 family RNA polymerase sigma factor, giving the protein MENFQSHLAQNRYDRQLTSPIDMAMENDSTISTANEPITDADPLTRAIIRVANQRDKAAFAELFSHFMPKIRAFGLQRLNQQGLAMDLVQETMTLVWTKAHLYNADKGSVATWVFTIMRNQCFDMLRRIQHNREDAFGDDIWPIYDVAVSHEGGPDHKLTAKLLAHLDALPLPQRQVVQGIYMQELTQQELADALKVPIGTIKSRLRLGLEKLKSFLETQHD; this is encoded by the coding sequence ATGGAAAATTTTCAATCACATTTAGCGCAAAATCGCTATGATAGGCAGTTAACATCCCCTATCGATATGGCTATGGAAAACGATAGCACTATTTCAACCGCCAATGAGCCAATCACAGATGCGGATCCTTTGACGCGCGCCATTATCAGAGTCGCGAATCAACGGGATAAAGCCGCCTTTGCAGAATTGTTCAGCCATTTTATGCCCAAAATTCGTGCATTCGGTCTGCAACGCTTAAATCAGCAAGGGCTGGCCATGGATCTGGTGCAAGAAACCATGACCTTAGTGTGGACCAAAGCCCATTTGTACAATGCCGACAAAGGCTCGGTGGCGACCTGGGTTTTTACCATTATGCGCAACCAGTGTTTCGACATGCTCAGGCGCATCCAACATAACCGTGAAGATGCCTTCGGAGATGATATTTGGCCTATTTACGATGTAGCCGTCAGTCATGAAGGCGGCCCAGATCATAAACTCACCGCCAAGCTACTCGCGCACTTAGATGCCCTACCCCTGCCCCAACGCCAAGTGGTTCAAGGGATCTATATGCAAGAACTCACGCAACAAGAATTAGCCGATGCCTTAAAAGTCCCGATTGGAACGATAAAATCGCGACTCAGATTGGGGTTAGAAAAGCTGAAAAGCTTTTTGGAGACGCAACATGATTAA
- a CDS encoding chemotaxis protein CheV gives MANVLATVDQRTKLVGENRLELLLFRINSTQLFAINVFKVKEVVKLPPLNSMPGSHPHIFGVANIRGMSIPVIDLRSAIGFKPVPPGDDANMIITEYNRSVQGFLVGKVEHIINMTWSDIMPPPKTAGRNNYLTAITRIEYQGQSQLVSIIDVEKVLAEIVHYDIRLSEGVLDESLLDKMPGKKVLIVDDSSTARRQVRETLGQLGIEIIEASDGLQALHLLQKWRDEGKNVAKELLMMITDAEMPEMDGYKLTYEVRNDKAMSDLFITLNTSLSGSFNNAMVEKVGCDRFISKFQPDLLVEVVQDRLKQVIGK, from the coding sequence ATGGCAAACGTGCTTGCAACCGTAGATCAACGAACCAAACTCGTCGGTGAAAATCGGCTCGAACTGCTGCTGTTTCGAATTAACTCTACCCAGTTATTTGCGATTAACGTCTTTAAAGTCAAAGAAGTCGTCAAGTTACCGCCATTAAATTCTATGCCCGGCAGTCATCCCCATATTTTTGGGGTGGCGAATATTCGCGGCATGTCGATTCCCGTGATTGATTTGCGTTCGGCTATCGGTTTTAAGCCTGTGCCTCCGGGAGATGATGCCAATATGATCATCACCGAATATAACCGCAGTGTGCAGGGCTTCTTAGTCGGTAAGGTCGAGCACATTATCAACATGACCTGGAGCGATATTATGCCGCCGCCTAAAACGGCTGGGCGAAATAATTACCTCACGGCCATCACCCGCATTGAATACCAAGGCCAGTCACAACTGGTGTCGATTATCGATGTCGAGAAGGTATTAGCGGAAATCGTTCATTACGATATTCGTCTCTCTGAAGGGGTGTTAGATGAGAGCCTGTTAGACAAGATGCCCGGTAAGAAGGTGTTGATTGTCGATGATTCTTCAACAGCAAGGCGTCAAGTGCGTGAGACCTTAGGCCAACTCGGGATTGAAATCATCGAAGCCTCCGATGGCTTGCAAGCATTGCACTTACTGCAAAAATGGCGCGATGAAGGCAAGAATGTCGCCAAGGAGCTCTTGATGATGATAACCGATGCTGAAATGCCGGAGATGGACGGCTACAAGCTGACCTATGAAGTGCGTAACGATAAGGCTATGTCGGACTTATTTATCACCTTAAATACTTCACTCAGTGGTAGCTTTAACAATGCGATGGTAGAGAAGGTTGGCTGCGACAGGTTTATTTCTAAGTTTCAGCCCGACTTGTTGGTAGAAGTGGTGCAGGACAGATTAAAACAAGTTATTGGCAAATAA
- a CDS encoding AMP-binding protein — MSVSTTQATNPLKYSEFRGSNSPELVEKTIGQYLNDIANTYPEQLAVVVNHQDIRWNYRQYLAQIDALATGLLKLGIGPGDRVGIWSPNNIEWCLTQFATAKIGAIMVCINPAYRPEELQYALTNVGCRAVICADKFKSSNYLQMLYELAPELKVCAAGQLQAKALPELQFVIRMGVEQSPGMLNFDDLLLEVTPDDKAALEQIAESLSPYDAINIQFTSGTTGSPKGATLSHHNILNNGYLVAEAMKFTCEDKLCIPVPLYHCFGMVLGNLVCLAKGAAAVFPGDSFDPLTTLEVVERERCTALHGVPTMFIAELEHPEFKRFDLSSLRTGVMAGATCPEEVMRRVQNLMYMQEVLIGYGQTECSPLNHITEIDSPVEKRVLTVGRALPHTEVKIVDEFGEVLPINTPGEVCSRGYCIMQCYWNDPEKTAATIDSEGWLHSGDIGQMDEQGYVQIVGRIKDMIIRGGENIYPREIEEKLYTHKDVQDAAVFGVHSDKYGEEVCAWIKIRSGATISEEDIRHFLTEKFAYFKVPRYIKFVEQYPMTVTGKIQKFKMRELMYKELYEDINA, encoded by the coding sequence ATGTCTGTTTCAACGACTCAAGCAACAAACCCACTTAAATACAGTGAGTTCCGGGGATCTAATTCCCCGGAGCTTGTTGAAAAAACCATAGGACAGTACCTTAACGATATCGCTAACACTTATCCCGAACAGTTAGCCGTTGTCGTGAATCATCAAGATATCCGTTGGAATTACCGCCAATACCTTGCACAAATCGATGCCTTGGCCACAGGTTTACTCAAACTGGGCATAGGTCCTGGGGATCGCGTGGGCATTTGGTCGCCCAATAATATTGAGTGGTGTCTAACCCAATTCGCCACCGCCAAAATTGGCGCCATCATGGTGTGCATCAACCCTGCTTATCGCCCAGAAGAATTACAATATGCCCTGACTAACGTGGGCTGTAGGGCGGTGATTTGCGCCGATAAATTCAAGTCCAGTAACTATTTACAGATGCTCTACGAGTTAGCGCCAGAGCTTAAGGTGTGCGCCGCTGGGCAATTGCAGGCCAAAGCGTTGCCCGAGTTACAATTTGTGATCCGCATGGGGGTGGAGCAGTCTCCCGGCATGTTGAACTTTGATGATTTATTGCTTGAGGTGACGCCAGATGATAAGGCGGCGCTTGAGCAAATCGCCGAATCACTTAGCCCTTATGACGCCATTAATATTCAATTTACCTCTGGCACCACGGGCAGCCCAAAGGGCGCGACCTTATCGCACCACAACATCCTGAATAATGGCTACTTAGTGGCCGAGGCGATGAAGTTTACCTGTGAAGATAAGCTCTGCATTCCTGTGCCTTTATACCATTGTTTTGGCATGGTGCTGGGTAACCTTGTGTGCCTTGCTAAGGGCGCCGCGGCGGTCTTTCCTGGGGATTCCTTCGATCCGCTGACCACCCTAGAGGTGGTAGAGCGTGAACGCTGCACAGCACTGCACGGTGTTCCCACCATGTTTATTGCCGAGTTAGAGCACCCCGAATTTAAACGCTTTGACTTAAGCTCGTTGCGTACCGGTGTTATGGCGGGAGCGACTTGCCCAGAAGAAGTGATGCGCCGGGTACAAAACCTGATGTATATGCAGGAAGTGTTAATTGGGTATGGTCAAACTGAGTGCAGCCCGCTGAATCACATTACTGAAATCGACTCACCAGTTGAGAAACGTGTGCTTACCGTTGGCCGTGCTTTACCCCATACCGAAGTGAAAATCGTCGATGAATTTGGTGAAGTGCTGCCTATCAATACGCCCGGTGAAGTCTGTAGCCGTGGCTATTGCATCATGCAGTGTTATTGGAATGATCCTGAAAAAACGGCGGCAACTATCGACAGTGAAGGCTGGCTACATTCTGGCGATATTGGGCAAATGGATGAGCAAGGTTATGTGCAAATCGTTGGCCGTATTAAAGATATGATTATTCGCGGTGGCGAGAATATCTATCCCCGTGAAATTGAAGAGAAACTCTATACCCATAAAGATGTGCAAGATGCAGCAGTGTTTGGGGTTCATAGTGATAAATACGGCGAAGAAGTGTGCGCGTGGATCAAGATTCGCAGTGGCGCCACGATTTCAGAGGAGGATATTCGGCATTTCCTCACCGAAAAGTTCGCCTACTTTAAAGTGCCTCGCTACATCAAGTTTGTGGAGCAATACCCCATGACAGTCACGGGCAAAATCCAGAAATTTAAAATGCGTGAGCTGATGTATAAAGAGTTATATGAGGATATTAATGCCTAG
- a CDS encoding ChrR family anti-sigma-E factor has protein sequence MIKHHPHTDLLLAHAQGELPLSMSIAIAAHCALCHECQSQVSRFTEQAAELAFLAPSNITEQALISETDPTQDDAWQQMLSHIMDLPEATPTESDYPAKATVSLNHKHVRYEIPTVFRQHIAHPWQQIGKVSRMRFDVDESQTRASLLHIDALGEIPQHTHKGYELTLLLAGEFSDINGQYVPGDFIILDGNTHHSPKTQSGCLCYTVLDAPLYFTKGLSKLLNPIGELIY, from the coding sequence ATGATTAAACATCATCCCCATACAGATTTGCTGTTAGCCCATGCACAAGGCGAGCTGCCGTTGTCTATGTCAATTGCCATTGCGGCCCATTGTGCCCTTTGCCATGAGTGCCAATCGCAAGTCAGCCGTTTTACAGAGCAGGCAGCGGAACTGGCCTTTTTAGCGCCGAGCAACATCACTGAACAAGCTTTAATCAGTGAAACCGATCCAACACAAGATGACGCTTGGCAGCAAATGTTGTCGCATATTATGGACTTGCCCGAAGCAACGCCAACTGAAAGCGACTATCCTGCCAAAGCGACGGTTTCCCTTAATCATAAGCATGTTCGCTATGAGATCCCGACAGTATTTCGCCAACATATTGCTCATCCGTGGCAACAGATTGGTAAAGTCAGCCGAATGCGTTTCGATGTGGATGAAAGCCAAACCCGCGCCAGCCTATTGCATATCGACGCCTTAGGTGAAATCCCGCAGCACACCCATAAGGGATACGAACTGACCCTATTATTGGCGGGGGAATTTTCGGACATCAACGGGCAGTATGTTCCCGGCGATTTCATCATCTTAGATGGCAACACGCATCATTCACCTAAAACCCAGTCAGGCTGCCTCTGCTACACAGTATTAGATGCGCCGTTATATTTTACCAAAGGGCTCAGTAAATTATTGAATCCCATCGGTGAGCTGATTTATTAA
- a CDS encoding EVE domain-containing protein yields the protein MNYWLMKSEPDEFSIDDLKACPNQTEAWFGIRNYQARNFMRDAMQIGDQVFFYHSSCKVPGIVGIAEVVTNAYPDSSAFDPESKYFDPKSDPLQPRWLRVDIRFVKQFKEIIPLSLIKSLPQLADMYLVSKGSRLSIQPVTEEQWQAVLMLAR from the coding sequence ATGAATTACTGGCTTATGAAATCGGAACCCGACGAATTTAGTATCGACGATCTTAAGGCTTGCCCTAATCAAACCGAAGCCTGGTTTGGGATCCGTAACTACCAAGCACGTAACTTTATGCGAGATGCGATGCAAATTGGCGATCAAGTCTTCTTTTACCACTCAAGTTGCAAAGTCCCCGGCATCGTCGGCATTGCCGAAGTCGTGACCAATGCCTATCCTGACAGCTCGGCCTTTGACCCCGAATCAAAGTATTTTGATCCTAAGTCCGATCCACTGCAGCCACGATGGTTAAGGGTAGATATTCGTTTCGTCAAACAATTTAAGGAAATCATCCCCTTAAGTTTGATCAAAAGTTTGCCGCAACTGGCCGATATGTACTTAGTCTCTAAAGGTTCTAGGCTGAGCATTCAACCTGTAACCGAAGAACAATGGCAAGCCGTGCTTATGCTCGCCCGCTAA
- a CDS encoding M14 family metallopeptidase, with translation MNNIPFELDTLSQLIDTHHLKLKYQVLADIPFRHQHFPLYSVELGVTERPCPTVLFVGGVHGVERIGSQVILALLNSLLQRLAWDKHLQQLLTDIRLAFVPVVNPVGLLLGSRGNGNQVDLMRNAPIESREKVSFMVGGQRLSSKLPWFRGLGGMELETAGLVAYVQQLLRQSTSLISLDAHSGFGLTDHIWFPYAHTRASFENAHFIYHLKQLFEASYPHHGHYRLAPQSQFYRTHGDIWDYLYRQHHTQDPQANIPFLPLTLEMGSWAWIKKNPRQIFNFAGFFNPQKTHRHHRILRRHTVLMQFLMEAAYARELEGLTPEHLTQLAQSAQQFWYRERF, from the coding sequence ATGAATAACATTCCCTTCGAGTTAGATACACTATCACAACTCATTGATACTCATCATCTTAAGCTCAAATATCAGGTTCTTGCGGACATTCCATTTCGGCATCAACATTTTCCGCTCTACAGTGTCGAGTTAGGTGTGACCGAACGCCCATGTCCTACCGTGTTATTCGTTGGCGGCGTGCATGGGGTGGAGCGGATTGGCTCCCAGGTGATTTTGGCTTTGCTTAACAGCCTGTTGCAGCGCCTTGCGTGGGACAAACACCTACAACAGTTATTAACGGACATCCGCTTAGCCTTTGTCCCTGTGGTGAATCCCGTCGGATTACTGCTGGGCAGTCGCGGTAATGGCAATCAGGTCGACTTGATGCGCAACGCGCCGATAGAGTCCCGGGAAAAAGTGTCTTTTATGGTTGGAGGGCAACGGCTCTCTTCTAAGCTGCCTTGGTTTCGTGGCCTTGGGGGTATGGAGCTTGAAACAGCAGGGCTGGTGGCTTATGTGCAACAACTGCTTAGACAAAGCACCAGTCTTATTTCCCTTGATGCGCATTCTGGTTTTGGTTTGACGGATCATATCTGGTTTCCCTATGCCCACACGCGCGCATCCTTTGAAAATGCCCACTTCATTTATCACTTAAAGCAGTTATTTGAAGCGAGCTATCCCCATCATGGCCATTATCGGCTTGCGCCCCAGAGCCAGTTTTATCGCACCCATGGTGATATTTGGGATTACTTGTACCGCCAGCATCATACCCAGGATCCTCAAGCCAATATTCCATTCTTACCTTTGACCTTAGAGATGGGCTCATGGGCATGGATTAAGAAAAATCCAAGGCAAATATTCAATTTTGCGGGCTTTTTTAATCCGCAAAAAACACACAGGCACCACAGGATTTTACGCCGGCACACAGTATTGATGCAGTTCTTGATGGAGGCGGCGTACGCACGGGAGTTAGAAGGACTGACGCCCGAACATCTCACACAACTGGCGCAGAGTGCGCAGCAGTTTTGGTATCGGGAGCGTTTTTGA
- a CDS encoding YccF domain-containing protein, translating into MSLLRLIFNIAWFVLGGFVMGLAWWLAGILCFISIIGIPFGRACFVIGELTFWPFGQEQMNRRHLTGREDLGTGAFGMVGNIIWFLLFGIWLAIGHLAHALACFVTIIGIPFGIQHIKLALLSLTPIGQTIVAKA; encoded by the coding sequence ATGTCACTTTTACGGTTAATTTTCAATATTGCTTGGTTTGTCCTTGGTGGATTTGTGATGGGACTCGCCTGGTGGCTCGCGGGGATTTTGTGTTTTATCAGTATTATCGGTATTCCCTTCGGCCGAGCCTGCTTTGTCATTGGCGAGTTGACCTTCTGGCCCTTTGGACAAGAGCAAATGAATCGTCGCCATTTAACCGGACGTGAAGATTTAGGCACAGGCGCCTTTGGTATGGTGGGCAATATTATTTGGTTCTTGCTGTTTGGGATTTGGTTGGCCATAGGCCATTTGGCCCATGCCCTCGCCTGCTTTGTGACAATTATTGGTATCCCCTTTGGGATCCAACATATCAAGCTGGCGCTATTAAGCCTGACGCCGATTGGGCAAACGATAGTAGCGAAAGCGTAA
- a CDS encoding PGPGW domain-containing protein, with amino-acid sequence MSISFKDSKLSFMHSAMTQTVITVIGACFTLVGGIFLLLPGPGLLFILIGLTLLSTQYPWAKRWLRLSQRQLSKSAAWLDNQIRRLRR; translated from the coding sequence ATGTCAATTTCTTTCAAAGACAGTAAGTTGTCTTTTATGCATTCCGCGATGACTCAAACCGTCATTACCGTGATAGGTGCATGTTTTACCTTAGTCGGAGGGATATTTTTACTCTTACCCGGACCGGGACTGCTCTTTATCCTGATAGGACTAACCCTCTTGAGTACCCAGTATCCTTGGGCAAAACGTTGGCTTCGTCTTAGTCAGCGACAATTAAGTAAGAGCGCGGCTTGGCTCGACAATCAAATTCGGCGCCTCCGCCGATAA
- a CDS encoding DUF3389 domain-containing protein, with protein sequence MLVEFSQGKLIATEFEVQIRLNMANVVLQAAAEDISLRQEPPMLIANGGGVRWSIKLDNTNQLDALQALLGIDYL encoded by the coding sequence ATGCTAGTGGAATTTTCTCAGGGTAAGTTGATTGCCACTGAATTTGAAGTGCAGATCCGGCTGAACATGGCCAATGTGGTGCTTCAAGCCGCGGCCGAAGACATCAGCCTTAGGCAGGAGCCGCCGATGCTCATCGCCAATGGCGGCGGCGTGCGTTGGAGCATTAAATTAGATAACACCAACCAGCTCGATGCATTGCAAGCTCTCCTTGGTATTGATTATCTGTAA
- a CDS encoding TIGR00266 family protein, whose protein sequence is MSRRCHEVDYEIIGHSMQLVEVELDPHETVIAEAGAMNYLEQDISFEAKMGDGSEPESGFFGKLMGAGKRVLTGESIFMTHFTNLGHQKRKVAFAAPYPGTILALDLAQYGGELICQKDSFLAAALGTRVSMKFNRRLGTGFFGGEGFILQSLQGDGMAFIHAGGTLIKKELKGETLRVDTGCLVGFTPGIDYDIERAGSLKSMVFGGEGLFLATLTGHGTVWLQSIPFSRMADRIIAHAPSAGGSDRGEGSVLGGLGRMLDGR, encoded by the coding sequence ATGTCTAGACGTTGCCATGAAGTGGACTATGAGATTATCGGTCACAGCATGCAGTTGGTTGAGGTCGAACTCGACCCGCACGAGACGGTGATCGCCGAAGCCGGCGCGATGAATTATCTAGAGCAAGACATTAGCTTCGAGGCCAAAATGGGTGACGGCTCCGAGCCTGAATCTGGCTTTTTTGGCAAGTTGATGGGTGCGGGTAAACGTGTGCTGACGGGTGAAAGCATCTTTATGACGCACTTTACAAACCTAGGACATCAGAAACGTAAAGTAGCGTTTGCCGCGCCCTATCCTGGGACGATTTTAGCTCTCGATCTTGCCCAATATGGCGGAGAACTGATCTGCCAGAAAGACAGCTTCCTCGCTGCAGCCCTTGGGACGCGAGTAAGCATGAAGTTTAATCGCCGCCTAGGCACGGGCTTTTTTGGCGGTGAAGGTTTTATTCTTCAAAGCTTACAGGGTGATGGCATGGCGTTTATTCATGCGGGCGGCACCTTAATAAAGAAAGAACTCAAAGGCGAAACCTTACGTGTCGACACAGGTTGTTTAGTCGGTTTTACCCCAGGGATTGATTACGATATCGAGCGGGCTGGCTCGTTAAAATCGATGGTATTTGGCGGAGAAGGGCTGTTTTTAGCGACCTTAACAGGCCATGGCACTGTGTGGTTGCAGAGTATACCGTTCTCGCGGATGGCGGATCGCATTATCGCTCACGCTCCCTCTGCTGGTGGGAGTGACCGCGGTGAAGGTTCAGTCCTCGGCGGACTTGGCCGCATGCTCGACGGGCGCTAA
- a CDS encoding alpha/beta fold hydrolase produces the protein MTTWVLLRGLMRDQRHWNGFDQRLRQRGCTVFTPDLPGNGILTHQASPLTIAEYASSVWQQLDVQLAGQVFYLLGLSMGGMLAMEMAKQRPEQIKHVFVLNSSAANLSPWYQRFNGLNVLSAWLKRCRGRQLNPIESTIVRLTSYRHRRDIALIARWSHYRHESTPHFSNACRQLWAAFRYRCPASLPVPVSILSGDRDALVNIQTSRALAQHFNVDLVVLAYCGHDITIDAPAKLAHYLFEMISLERGEVSEPFADYTDLLDEERDYHEARLVQSLTNYTSALPTDAE, from the coding sequence ATGACAACGTGGGTATTACTCAGGGGCTTAATGCGCGATCAACGCCATTGGAATGGCTTTGATCAGAGATTAAGGCAAAGGGGCTGCACCGTTTTTACCCCTGACTTGCCCGGCAATGGGATCCTCACTCACCAAGCCAGCCCTTTAACTATCGCCGAATATGCCAGCTCGGTGTGGCAACAATTGGATGTGCAATTAGCGGGACAAGTTTTTTATCTGCTTGGCTTATCTATGGGCGGTATGCTCGCCATGGAAATGGCTAAGCAGCGCCCCGAGCAGATAAAACACGTTTTTGTGCTAAATAGTAGCGCGGCTAACTTATCACCTTGGTATCAGCGATTTAATGGATTAAATGTCCTGAGTGCTTGGCTCAAACGTTGCCGCGGTCGACAGCTTAATCCTATCGAATCGACGATTGTGCGCTTAACCAGCTATCGCCATCGGCGCGATATAGCCTTGATTGCTCGTTGGAGCCACTATCGCCACGAGTCGACACCGCATTTTAGTAATGCGTGTCGTCAGTTGTGGGCGGCGTTTCGTTATCGCTGCCCAGCATCTTTGCCTGTTCCAGTCAGTATTTTATCGGGTGATCGTGATGCCTTAGTGAATATTCAAACAAGCAGGGCATTAGCACAACATTTTAACGTCGACTTAGTTGTCTTGGCCTATTGTGGTCATGACATCACCATAGATGCGCCAGCCAAACTGGCGCATTATCTATTTGAAATGATAAGTCTAGAACGAGGGGAGGTGAGTGAGCCGTTTGCTGATTACACTGATTTACTCGATGAAGAAAGGGACTATCACGAAGCAAGATTAGTGCAATCACTGACTAACTATACATCAGCACTACCCACTGACGCAGAGTAG
- a CDS encoding FKBP-type peptidyl-prolyl cis-trans isomerase: protein MSIKDDMVVQFNYTLRDEKGEVIETNEGREPIAYLHGHDNMMPGVENAINGKAIGEKFTVTLPCTETYGQRIEGEAAQQRVSVKHLLGASVWKPGMTAVVHTDQGQRQVTIVKVGKFMATVDVNHPLAGRDLTFDIEVVGARDATDEEIAHGHAHGVGGHHH from the coding sequence ATGAGCATTAAAGACGATATGGTTGTGCAGTTTAACTACACTCTGCGCGACGAAAAAGGCGAAGTGATCGAGACGAACGAAGGTCGCGAGCCGATTGCTTACTTACACGGCCATGACAACATGATGCCAGGTGTTGAGAATGCGATTAATGGTAAAGCGATTGGTGAAAAGTTCACTGTTACTCTGCCATGCACTGAAACCTATGGTCAACGTATCGAAGGTGAAGCGGCGCAGCAGCGTGTTTCTGTGAAGCACCTGTTAGGCGCTAGCGTGTGGAAGCCAGGCATGACGGCTGTGGTTCACACTGATCAGGGTCAACGTCAAGTGACTATCGTCAAAGTGGGTAAGTTTATGGCGACTGTGGATGTTAACCATCCATTAGCGGGCCGTGACTTAACCTTCGATATCGAAGTGGTTGGCGCCCGTGATGCGACCGATGAAGAAATCGCCCACGGTCATGCCCACGGTGTAGGCGGTCACCACCACTAA
- a CDS encoding DUF6508 domain-containing protein, with protein sequence METSAMTTDSGLYTKYLKDFTAGDVSLHRERMLEFISDLTTQGWLLANFTWDYWYNNSYLVDKPAYIRDASVAQCRLLLTAMTRLEVFSPGVLENMRRQGVLLAIMERLQRLEVLTTDKQVAFITR encoded by the coding sequence ATGGAAACTTCAGCAATGACCACAGACAGTGGCCTATACACTAAATACCTTAAAGATTTTACCGCAGGGGATGTGAGCCTGCACCGCGAACGCATGTTGGAATTCATCAGCGATTTAACCACTCAGGGCTGGTTACTGGCGAATTTCACCTGGGATTACTGGTATAACAACAGTTACTTAGTCGATAAACCCGCCTATATCCGTGATGCCAGTGTCGCTCAATGCCGTCTGCTATTAACCGCGATGACTCGCCTCGAAGTGTTCAGCCCAGGGGTGTTAGAGAATATGCGTCGCCAAGGGGTATTGCTGGCGATTATGGAGCGTTTGCAGCGTTTAGAGGTTTTAACCACAGATAAACAGGTGGCGTTTATTACCCGTTAA
- a CDS encoding LON peptidase substrate-binding domain-containing protein, with amino-acid sequence MKLPLFPLPICLLPEGYTQLRIFEPRYKRLVAESLKSADGFGLCMTSEDGKTLYPIGTLVHIIDFETLPDGMLGISIQGKQRFTLGDISIESDGLKRAKVKLIDNWPSAPIEDDERYLSEMLQNILKEFPQHLQHYQLEQFEDIAWVCQRWLEILPVQAAEKYSCINALDHQLTQDLLHTVIQSA; translated from the coding sequence ATGAAATTACCTCTTTTTCCTTTGCCAATCTGTTTATTACCAGAGGGATATACTCAGTTGCGCATTTTTGAACCTAGGTATAAACGCTTAGTCGCTGAATCCCTTAAATCGGCGGATGGCTTTGGCCTGTGTATGACATCGGAAGATGGCAAAACCCTTTATCCCATCGGAACGCTGGTGCATATCATCGATTTTGAAACCTTACCCGATGGAATGCTCGGAATCAGCATTCAAGGAAAACAACGCTTCACTCTCGGCGATATCAGCATAGAGTCGGACGGATTAAAACGCGCCAAGGTGAAGCTTATCGATAATTGGCCGAGTGCGCCGATTGAAGACGATGAGCGTTACTTGAGTGAGATGCTGCAAAACATTCTTAAGGAGTTCCCGCAGCACCTGCAACATTATCAGCTGGAACAATTTGAAGATATCGCCTGGGTGTGCCAACGCTGGTTAGAAATTCTGCCGGTACAAGCCGCAGAGAAATACTCTTGCATCAATGCGTTAGATCATCAACTGACACAGGATTTATTACATACTGTCATTCAATCTGCTTGA